In Planctomycetia bacterium, the following proteins share a genomic window:
- a CDS encoding IS630 family transposase — protein sequence MIYQDEVEIHRHPTLTRMWAPIGQQPEVPAPGKNEKKVVYGGVDYATGRIVHTIADTKSGTNFLIFLTALVRVYAGRKIRLICDNGRFHHTQAVYEWLAAHADQITIYWLPPYCPSLNLIERLWGHLKRTVIANILFATVDDLVDAFRLGIARVNGHRDKMGFMYDHDEVYKKAA from the coding sequence GTGATCTATCAAGACGAGGTCGAAATTCATCGCCATCCAACCCTCACTCGGATGTGGGCCCCGATCGGCCAGCAGCCCGAGGTGCCCGCGCCCGGCAAGAATGAAAAGAAAGTTGTCTACGGTGGGGTGGACTATGCCACCGGCCGGATCGTTCACACCATCGCCGACACCAAGAGCGGCACGAACTTCCTGATATTTCTGACGGCGCTGGTCAGGGTCTATGCCGGCCGAAAGATTCGGCTGATCTGCGACAACGGAAGATTTCACCATACCCAGGCCGTCTACGAATGGCTGGCGGCCCACGCCGACCAGATCACCATCTACTGGCTGCCGCCGTACTGCCCGAGCCTCAATCTCATCGAACGGTTGTGGGGACATCTGAAACGGACGGTCATCGCCAATATCCTGTTTGCAACCGTCGATGATCTCGTAGATGCGTTCCGCCTCGGCATCGCCCGTGTCAATGGCCACCGCGACAAAATGGGATTCATGTACGATCATGACGAAGTTTACAAAAAGGCAGCGTAA
- a CDS encoding helix-turn-helix domain-containing protein gives MGRGIRLTPGEWEALDGLRFGASSADVFRNCLIILMSDSASTIASIARTLGCSPETVKRIRKLYRIGGIDALQPIKPPGRKTRATPRYLEALKKAVQTNPLDLGYGFSVWSSGRLAAHMVKTTGVPYSDDQLRRILKQQGFSFRRPKHTLKGKRNEVAYEKARRQLNRLKKTP, from the coding sequence ATGGGACGCGGTATCAGACTGACTCCGGGAGAGTGGGAAGCCTTGGATGGTCTTCGATTCGGCGCGTCCTCGGCGGATGTGTTTCGCAACTGTTTGATCATCTTGATGTCGGATTCGGCCTCGACCATCGCGTCCATCGCCCGGACGCTGGGTTGCAGCCCCGAGACGGTCAAGCGGATTCGCAAGCTCTACCGCATCGGCGGGATCGATGCCCTGCAACCGATCAAGCCGCCTGGCCGCAAGACGCGGGCCACGCCGCGCTATCTGGAGGCCTTGAAGAAGGCCGTGCAGACCAACCCCCTCGACTTGGGATACGGCTTCTCGGTCTGGTCGTCGGGTCGGCTGGCGGCACACATGGTCAAGACCACGGGCGTGCCCTACAGCGACGATCAGCTCCGTCGGATTCTCAAGCAACAGGGCTTCTCCTTTCGTCGTCCCAAGCACACCCTGAAGGGCAAGCGCAACGAGGTGGCCTACGAAAAGGCCCGCCGGCAGTTGAATCGTCTAAAAAAAACGCCGTAA
- the thiC gene encoding phosphomethylpyrimidine synthase ThiC, with protein MIRVAQRECTTPEFIRDEVARGRLVIPANVRHLAGSAGEAPKTRSIGHNGDRQQVVDVDHPDSPTGHPGFRDGSSFWVNQSVTQRWTVINDAAYCRGQRAPKRLDPMGIGRMITTKINANIGASPVASDTKLEVEKLMWAQKYGADTLMDLSTGGNLIECRQAIIDHSTIPIGTVPIYSMIIGRNIEDLSHDDILKEVERQARQGVDYFTIHAGVRKDNLHLIKKRITGLVSRGGSLLAKWMIYHNKENPMYTLFDEISAIMAEYDVTYSLGDGVRPGCLADAGDAAQIAELEALGELVFRAREIGVQTMVEGPGHVPLHEIAWNMQIEQRICDDAPFYVLGPLVTDVFPGYDHITSCIGATEAARAGAAMLCYVTPKEHVGLPKADDVKQGCIAYKIAAHAGDVARGIQGARQWDDDMSRARAALNWPKQFEIAFDGETARALHDEDLDVDTDFCAMCGHDWCSMRISKEITEWASGKAEGFTPEKAAAKSPGLTQEQVEFLAHRGQKHACHSENVEDVEEAKRVQREYVQIGRSDS; from the coding sequence ATGATCCGCGTCGCCCAGCGCGAGTGCACCACGCCTGAGTTCATCCGCGACGAAGTCGCCCGCGGCCGCCTCGTCATTCCCGCAAACGTCCGTCACCTCGCGGGCAGCGCCGGCGAAGCGCCGAAGACCCGATCGATCGGCCACAACGGCGATCGCCAGCAAGTCGTCGACGTGGACCACCCCGATTCCCCGACCGGCCACCCCGGTTTCCGCGATGGCTCCTCCTTCTGGGTCAACCAGTCCGTCACCCAGCGATGGACCGTCATTAACGACGCCGCCTACTGCCGCGGCCAGCGCGCCCCCAAGCGCCTCGACCCCATGGGCATCGGGCGCATGATCACCACCAAGATCAACGCCAACATCGGCGCATCCCCGGTCGCCAGTGATACAAAGCTCGAAGTCGAAAAGCTCATGTGGGCCCAGAAGTACGGCGCCGACACCCTCATGGACCTCTCCACCGGCGGCAATCTCATCGAGTGTCGCCAGGCCATCATCGACCACAGCACCATCCCCATCGGCACCGTCCCGATCTACAGCATGATCATCGGCCGCAACATCGAAGACCTCTCCCACGACGACATCCTCAAGGAAGTCGAACGCCAGGCCAGGCAGGGCGTCGACTACTTCACCATCCACGCCGGTGTCCGCAAGGACAACCTGCACCTCATCAAGAAGCGCATCACCGGCCTCGTCTCCCGCGGCGGCTCGCTCCTTGCCAAGTGGATGATCTACCACAACAAAGAAAACCCCATGTACACGCTCTTCGATGAGATCAGCGCCATCATGGCGGAGTACGACGTGACCTATTCGCTCGGCGACGGCGTTCGGCCCGGCTGTCTGGCCGATGCCGGCGACGCGGCACAGATCGCCGAACTGGAAGCGCTCGGCGAGTTGGTCTTTCGCGCACGCGAAATCGGCGTGCAGACCATGGTCGAGGGTCCGGGCCACGTCCCGCTCCACGAGATCGCCTGGAACATGCAGATCGAGCAGCGCATTTGCGACGATGCCCCATTCTACGTCCTCGGCCCGCTCGTGACCGACGTCTTCCCCGGCTACGACCACATCACCAGTTGCATCGGCGCCACCGAGGCGGCCCGCGCCGGAGCGGCCATGCTCTGTTACGTCACGCCCAAGGAACACGTGGGCCTGCCCAAGGCCGACGACGTCAAGCAGGGCTGCATCGCCTACAAGATCGCCGCACACGCCGGAGACGTCGCCCGCGGCATTCAGGGCGCCCGCCAGTGGGACGACGACATGAGTCGCGCCCGCGCCGCCTTGAACTGGCCGAAGCAGTTCGAGATCGCCTTCGACGGCGAGACGGCGCGAGCCCTGCACGACGAAGACCTCGACGTCGATACCGACTTCTGCGCCATGTGCGGCCACGACTGGTGCAGCATGCGTATCAGCAAGGAGATCACCGAGTGGGCCAGCGGCAAGGCCGAAGGCTTCACTCCAGAAAAGGCGGCCGCGAAGAGCCCCGGCCTCACCCAGGAGCAGGTTGAGTTTCTCGCCCACCGCGGACAGAAGCATGCATGCCACAGCGAAAACGTGGAAGACGTCGAAGAAGCCAAGCGCGTCCAACGCGAATACGTGCAGATCGGCCGATCAGATTCGTAG
- a CDS encoding cystathionine gamma-synthase → MQFSTRAIHVGQEADPSTGATIVPIFQTSTYTQQGIGEHKGFEYSRTGNPTRAALEACLASLEGAKYGLAFASGTAASAAVMNLLSSGDHVVCADDVYGGTYRLFELVLKRYGMEYSWVDMTNPDNVRKAIRPNTKMLWIETPTNPLLNLVDIAAISEIGKASKLITVVDNTFASPYLQQPLELGANIVVHSTTKYLGGHSDVVGGAMMTSDEKLYTTIKYHQNAVGGVPGAFDSWLVMRGVKTLAVRMKAHCENALEIARWLEGHDAVEKVIYPGLTSHKQHALAQRQMRGFGGMVSFVIKGGEAAARSIAGKTHLFALAESLGGVESLIGHPATMTHASIPRADREARGITDGLLRLSVGIEDVDDLIADLEAAFRPLAAARPTPARV, encoded by the coding sequence ATGCAATTTTCCACGCGAGCGATCCACGTCGGCCAGGAAGCGGACCCTTCCACCGGCGCCACCATCGTCCCCATCTTTCAAACCTCGACCTACACCCAGCAGGGCATCGGCGAGCACAAGGGCTTTGAATACTCCCGCACCGGCAATCCGACCCGTGCCGCTCTTGAAGCCTGTCTCGCCTCGCTCGAAGGCGCCAAGTACGGCCTCGCGTTCGCCTCCGGGACAGCCGCCAGCGCCGCGGTCATGAACCTCCTCTCCTCGGGCGACCACGTTGTCTGCGCCGACGACGTCTACGGCGGCACCTACCGTCTCTTCGAGCTCGTCCTCAAGCGCTACGGCATGGAATACTCCTGGGTCGACATGACCAACCCGGACAACGTCCGCAAGGCGATTCGCCCCAACACCAAAATGCTCTGGATCGAGACGCCCACGAATCCGCTGCTCAATCTCGTGGACATCGCCGCCATATCGGAGATCGGCAAGGCCTCCAAACTCATCACCGTCGTCGATAACACCTTCGCCAGTCCATATCTCCAGCAGCCCCTCGAGCTGGGCGCCAACATCGTCGTTCACAGCACCACCAAGTATCTCGGCGGTCACAGCGACGTCGTCGGCGGGGCGATGATGACCAGCGACGAAAAACTCTACACCACCATCAAGTACCATCAGAACGCCGTCGGCGGCGTGCCCGGCGCCTTCGATTCCTGGCTGGTCATGAGGGGTGTCAAGACGTTGGCAGTCCGCATGAAGGCCCACTGCGAAAACGCCCTGGAGATCGCCCGCTGGCTCGAGGGTCACGACGCCGTCGAAAAAGTTATCTACCCCGGCCTCACCTCCCACAAGCAGCACGCCCTCGCCCAGCGCCAGATGCGCGGCTTCGGCGGCATGGTGTCCTTCGTCATCAAGGGCGGAGAGGCCGCTGCCCGCAGCATCGCCGGAAAGACGCATCTCTTCGCCCTCGCCGAAAGCCTCGGCGGCGTTGAGAGCCTGATCGGCCATCCCGCCACCATGACCCATGCGAGCATTCCCCGGGCCGATCGCGAGGCCCGCGGCATCACCGACGGCCTGCTGCGCCTCTCCGTCGGCATCGAGGATGTTGACGATCTGATTGCCGACCTGGAGGCCGCATTCCGACCGCTGGCCGCCGCCCGGCCGACACCGGCGCGCGTTTAG
- a CDS encoding N-acetylneuraminate synthase family protein: MEKTPSAQIGSRLIDLDHPVYVIAEAGVNHNGDFATACRLIEAAAQSGADAVKFQLFSADRLASPDAPTCQYQKVHLNGASSQLEMLRKLELPPDDFHRLKARADEFGIDFLCTPFGVAEVDTLARLPVAAIKIASPDIVNVPLLRAVGSTGLPIIASTGAADLDEVRAAVDIFRRAGAADRLMLLHCVSAYPTPVSHTRLRCMSALSQEFNLPVGFSDHTAEREFSALAVAAGAVILEKHLTLDRSAEGPDHFFSLTPDDFAKYTAAAREAFAARGSGVVAPTEKEVEVRNLSRGSIVAARHIPAGSVIRPDSLTVRRPGDGISPADWDAVVGATAATDIVAGTPLQYSHLQSPISGRLCRPAQLDRTV, translated from the coding sequence ATGGAGAAGACCCCTTCGGCTCAGATCGGTTCCCGGTTGATCGACCTCGATCATCCCGTCTACGTCATTGCCGAGGCTGGCGTCAATCACAACGGAGACTTCGCGACGGCCTGCAGGCTGATTGAGGCGGCCGCGCAATCGGGCGCCGACGCCGTGAAGTTCCAGCTTTTCTCCGCCGACCGTCTCGCCTCGCCGGATGCCCCGACCTGCCAATACCAGAAAGTTCACCTCAACGGCGCATCCTCGCAACTGGAAATGCTGCGCAAGCTCGAGCTCCCGCCCGATGATTTCCACCGGCTAAAAGCCCGCGCGGACGAGTTCGGCATCGACTTCCTGTGCACTCCCTTCGGCGTTGCCGAAGTCGACACGCTCGCCCGGCTTCCCGTCGCCGCGATCAAGATCGCCTCGCCCGACATCGTAAACGTCCCCCTCCTTCGCGCCGTCGGTTCAACCGGCCTGCCGATCATCGCCTCCACCGGCGCAGCAGACTTGGACGAGGTCCGCGCAGCCGTCGACATCTTCCGCCGAGCCGGCGCCGCTGATCGACTCATGTTGCTGCACTGCGTCTCGGCCTATCCGACGCCGGTTTCCCACACTCGGCTCCGTTGCATGTCCGCGTTGTCTCAGGAGTTCAACCTCCCGGTCGGTTTCAGCGACCATACCGCCGAACGCGAATTCAGTGCGCTCGCCGTCGCCGCCGGAGCGGTAATCCTTGAAAAGCATCTGACCCTGGACCGCAGCGCCGAAGGCCCCGATCACTTCTTCTCGCTGACGCCCGACGACTTCGCAAAATACACGGCCGCCGCCCGGGAAGCATTCGCCGCCCGCGGCTCCGGTGTTGTCGCGCCGACGGAAAAGGAAGTGGAAGTCCGCAATCTGTCTCGCGGCAGCATCGTCGCTGCGCGGCACATTCCGGCCGGGTCCGTCATTCGTCCGGATTCGCTCACCGTCCGCCGCCCCGGCGACGGAATCTCACCCGCCGATTGGGACGCTGTCGTCGGCGCCACCGCAGCGACCGATATTGTCGCCGGAACCCCTCTACAGTATTCCCACCTCCAATCTCCAATATCCGGCCGTTTGTGCCGACCCGCCCAGTTGGATCGTACTGTTTAG
- a CDS encoding HDOD domain-containing protein: MLTAIKGKSETDKFVASAIADLGEIATLPEVTVKIIQVVENPKSTARDLHEVIKNDPALSARLLKVVNSAFYGLPGQIASVDRAIVLLGLSAVKNIAIAASMTHLFNAGSSIEGFSGSELWRHSVAVGVACRMLAKAQGHPPVEESFLVGLIHDLGILVERQVFPKQLADVVTRHRADGGSFCELEQEIIGADHQAFGMALANKWRFPMHLCAAIGYHHKPMELAAATRELGALVHVADVLACQAQLGFSGTAVNETYDDAMLELLHLDQEKVQEVVAQLPEQVAITESIFSD; this comes from the coding sequence ATGCTTACGGCGATCAAAGGCAAAAGCGAGACGGATAAATTCGTGGCCTCCGCGATCGCGGATCTCGGCGAGATCGCAACGCTCCCCGAAGTCACCGTCAAGATCATTCAGGTCGTCGAGAATCCCAAATCGACCGCCCGCGACCTCCACGAAGTCATCAAGAACGATCCGGCCCTGTCCGCACGACTCCTCAAGGTCGTCAACTCGGCCTTCTACGGACTGCCCGGCCAGATCGCCAGCGTCGATCGCGCCATCGTGCTGCTCGGGCTTTCGGCGGTGAAGAACATCGCCATCGCCGCCTCGATGACGCACCTGTTCAACGCGGGCAGCTCCATCGAAGGCTTCAGCGGTTCGGAACTCTGGCGACACAGCGTCGCCGTCGGCGTCGCCTGCCGAATGCTCGCCAAGGCACAGGGACACCCGCCGGTCGAAGAGAGCTTCCTCGTCGGCCTCATCCACGATCTCGGCATTCTTGTCGAACGCCAGGTATTCCCGAAGCAGTTGGCCGACGTCGTCACGCGCCATCGCGCCGACGGCGGCAGCTTCTGCGAACTCGAGCAGGAGATCATCGGCGCCGACCACCAGGCCTTCGGAATGGCCCTCGCCAATAAGTGGCGATTCCCCATGCACCTTTGCGCCGCCATCGGTTACCACCACAAGCCCATGGAACTCGCCGCGGCAACCCGCGAACTCGGCGCCCTCGTCCATGTCGCCGACGTCCTGGCATGCCAGGCACAACTCGGCTTCTCCGGCACCGCCGTGAACGAGACCTACGACGACGCGATGCTCGAACTCCTCCACCTCGACCAGGAAAAGGTGCAGGAAGTCGTCGCCCAGTTGCCGGAACAGGTCGCTATCACCGAGTCGATCTTCTCCGACTAA
- a CDS encoding IS256 family transposase, with product MQESNESIETIPVPSRDVLTEILRDGAQRLLGQAIEAEVDGWIEGHADLRDPQGRRQVVKNGHHPTRTLVTGVGPVEVTQPRVWDRRIVGRGEAGEALDANGQAVERFCSSILPPYLRKTKAIEELIPWLYLKGISTGDFSEALQALVGPQAAGLSATTITRLMTSWQDEYQSWNRRSLEGKHYVYLWADGIHFNIRLEEDRQCILVLMGARADGRKELIAVVDGHRESEQSWYSLLLDCQQRGMTIDPKLATADGALGFWAALPKVYSTTRAQRCWVHKTANVLDKMPKRVQTGAKAKLHEIWMAPTRENANQAFDHFVAHYAAKYPGAAECLVKDREVLLTFYDFPAEHWRHLRTTNPIESTFATVRLRHRRTKGNGSRIACLAMVFKLCESAANHWRLLNGATLLPDVIAGVKFVNGEKAERNAA from the coding sequence ATGCAGGAGAGTAACGAGTCGATCGAGACGATTCCAGTCCCCAGCCGAGACGTTTTGACGGAGATTCTGCGGGACGGGGCCCAACGGCTCCTGGGCCAGGCGATCGAGGCGGAGGTCGATGGCTGGATCGAAGGGCACGCCGATCTGCGCGATCCGCAAGGCCGCCGGCAGGTGGTCAAGAACGGCCATCATCCCACCCGGACCCTCGTCACCGGCGTCGGGCCGGTGGAGGTGACGCAGCCGCGGGTGTGGGACCGTCGGATCGTCGGCCGCGGCGAGGCCGGCGAAGCGTTGGATGCAAATGGCCAGGCCGTGGAGCGGTTCTGTTCGTCGATTTTGCCGCCGTACCTGCGGAAGACGAAGGCCATCGAGGAGTTGATCCCCTGGCTGTACCTCAAGGGCATCAGCACCGGAGACTTCAGCGAGGCCCTGCAGGCGCTGGTCGGTCCCCAGGCGGCGGGGCTCAGCGCCACGACGATCACGCGTTTGATGACGAGTTGGCAGGACGAGTACCAGTCATGGAATCGCCGCTCCCTGGAAGGCAAGCACTACGTGTACCTCTGGGCGGATGGGATTCACTTCAACATCCGCCTGGAGGAAGACCGGCAGTGCATTCTGGTGCTGATGGGCGCGAGGGCGGACGGCCGCAAGGAGCTGATCGCGGTGGTCGACGGCCATCGCGAGAGCGAGCAGTCGTGGTATTCGCTGCTGCTGGACTGCCAACAACGGGGCATGACGATCGACCCGAAGCTGGCCACGGCGGACGGAGCGCTGGGCTTCTGGGCGGCGCTGCCGAAGGTCTATTCGACGACCCGGGCGCAGCGCTGCTGGGTGCACAAGACGGCCAACGTGTTGGACAAGATGCCCAAGCGGGTGCAGACCGGCGCGAAGGCCAAGCTGCACGAGATCTGGATGGCGCCGACGCGGGAGAATGCGAACCAGGCGTTCGATCACTTCGTGGCCCACTACGCGGCCAAATACCCCGGCGCGGCCGAGTGCCTGGTGAAGGATCGCGAGGTGCTGCTGACGTTCTACGACTTCCCGGCCGAGCACTGGCGGCACCTGCGGACGACGAATCCGATCGAAAGTACGTTCGCCACGGTGCGGCTGCGTCACCGCCGGACCAAAGGCAACGGCAGTCGGATCGCGTGTCTGGCAATGGTGTTCAAGCTGTGCGAGTCCGCCGCGAACCACTGGCGGCTGCTCAATGGCGCGACGCTGCTTCCCGATGTCATCGCCGGTGTGAAGTTCGTCAATGGAGAAAAGGCCGAGAGAAACGCCGCCTGA
- a CDS encoding cysteine desulfurase, producing the protein MIYLDYNATTPIDPAVADAMRPFIETHFGNPSSGHDLGKKAKEAVASARRSVARLINADTSEIIFTSGGTEAGNMAIKSVAELSASKGRHFVTTAVEHPATIEPMRRLEKRGYRFTAVGVDATGRVDPEEIRRAIRPETILISVMHAQNEVGTLEPIAEIGAIAKSAGVAFHVDAAQSMGKAPVDVKAMQADFVSIAGHKLYAPKGIGALYVRSGVEVEPLICGASQESGRRAGTENVIMSVGLGKAAELAAAHLSDPTIVRLRDRLWAGLSEAFGDRIVLNGHKTLRLSGTLNVSFLGFVGGELLARVPEICASTGAACHSGDAKPSAVLTAMGISRERAIGAVRFSIGRPTTEDEIDRAIGLIVRAANSDRPIH; encoded by the coding sequence ATGATTTATCTCGACTACAACGCGACGACGCCGATTGACCCAGCCGTAGCGGATGCAATGCGGCCGTTTATTGAGACGCATTTCGGCAACCCGTCCAGCGGCCATGACCTCGGCAAGAAGGCCAAAGAGGCGGTCGCTTCGGCGCGGCGGTCGGTTGCCCGGCTGATCAATGCCGATACGTCGGAGATCATTTTTACCAGCGGCGGGACCGAGGCCGGCAACATGGCGATCAAGAGCGTCGCCGAGCTTAGCGCCTCGAAGGGACGGCACTTTGTCACGACGGCGGTCGAACACCCGGCGACGATTGAGCCGATGCGCCGGCTGGAGAAACGCGGTTACAGGTTTACGGCGGTGGGCGTCGATGCCACGGGTCGAGTTGATCCTGAGGAAATTCGGCGGGCCATCCGGCCGGAGACGATTCTCATCAGCGTGATGCACGCACAAAACGAGGTGGGCACGCTGGAGCCGATTGCGGAGATTGGCGCGATCGCCAAATCGGCGGGCGTGGCATTTCACGTCGATGCGGCGCAGTCAATGGGCAAGGCGCCGGTTGATGTGAAGGCCATGCAGGCGGATTTTGTCTCCATTGCCGGGCACAAGCTGTATGCGCCCAAGGGGATCGGGGCGCTGTACGTTCGCAGCGGTGTGGAGGTTGAGCCGCTGATTTGCGGCGCATCGCAGGAGTCCGGCCGTCGGGCGGGGACTGAAAACGTCATCATGTCGGTCGGGCTCGGCAAGGCGGCGGAGCTGGCGGCGGCGCACTTGAGTGATCCGACGATTGTGCGGCTGCGCGATCGACTGTGGGCGGGGTTGTCTGAGGCCTTCGGCGATCGAATCGTGCTCAATGGTCATAAGACCCTGCGTCTTTCGGGGACGCTCAACGTGAGCTTCCTCGGATTCGTCGGCGGCGAGCTGCTTGCGCGGGTCCCGGAGATTTGTGCTTCGACCGGGGCGGCGTGTCACTCCGGGGATGCCAAGCCGTCGGCCGTCTTGACGGCGATGGGGATTTCGCGGGAGCGAGCAATCGGCGCGGTGAGATTCTCCATCGGACGACCGACGACGGAGGACGAGATCGATCGCGCGATCGGGCTGATTGTCAGAGCCGCGAATTCAGATCGCCCCATTCATTGA
- a CDS encoding matrixin family metalloprotease, with translation MSLLRILSVTAIAVVGVAASLYTLAPVAPCESTACVSDLAPEEAPVAVASQAVEAAPDRNQLIDQDIVDRAAALSGPTDDATLIMASRFKRIVDGNPYKDTSPPIFCFAPDTSTEAMQRVWELVPELNPLLRYQFSDNSRWGGASLQGDPITLTWSFVPDGLSVDGGTSELFANLDVKFGSRALWISRVQDCFDRWAALTGTSYVRVTAPGVDWDDGAPWFSPGGANRGDVRISMIPIDGGSNVLAYNYFPEVGDMVLDAAEGWATFSANNHRFFRNTLMHEHGHGLGFNHVCPISNKWLMEPFLNTGFDGVQHDDLRAGNRAYGDANEFNNSSATATNVGTVVFGSPITIGAVPAPAVTNGSLLSIDADLDEDWYRFTVIAESTASVTVNPVGLIYDSSSQACSKNLGSCCFGNIVDSRLAANLNVEIYDSNGTTQLGSAAMSDVGESETLSDVVLPNSPGSYYVRVTKQDAGDTPQMYTIDLSVVTVGADVSTPQPNPIGFEIAPMPTDTTSITMRANEATDATHPIYYQFDFTSGGSGGGPDSLFQESRDFTDIGLLPNRNYNYRVRTRDSAPFPGPNTGTYSSEVTATTHIETPAGVSFGAVTSTTVDMMLVPPLPSFFTVDLSGIFFDCEDDGGDTGLNEWVKVTTDTATNLTPNTVYAFRARARNRLAVETLGFSPSNSVTTLAAVPAAPALANPSSVSMKINPDGGANPGYTELSIRCVATSPFDANWDGQFVDAAGMPTAAAVWQADTTWGNKAALGMQSNTQYTFVVRARNLNNVETTDGPSSVLTTQAPDFCDLLGDIDDSGVLDGNDIAGYLRVKFGMPDGGDQVNCADYGNGDLLLDTEDFAEDLVDG, from the coding sequence ATGTCATTGCTTCGTATCTTGAGCGTCACGGCGATTGCGGTCGTTGGCGTTGCGGCTTCTTTATATACATTGGCGCCGGTCGCCCCATGTGAATCCACGGCGTGTGTCAGCGACTTGGCACCTGAGGAGGCCCCGGTCGCCGTCGCGTCGCAAGCGGTCGAGGCAGCGCCGGATCGCAATCAACTGATCGATCAGGACATCGTGGATCGCGCCGCGGCGCTGTCTGGTCCGACGGACGACGCGACGCTGATCATGGCGAGCAGGTTCAAGCGGATCGTCGACGGCAATCCTTACAAGGACACGTCGCCGCCGATTTTCTGCTTCGCGCCGGATACGTCGACCGAGGCGATGCAGCGCGTGTGGGAGCTTGTCCCAGAGTTGAATCCGCTCCTGCGATATCAATTCAGCGACAACAGCCGATGGGGCGGCGCAAGCCTTCAGGGCGATCCGATCACGCTGACGTGGAGCTTCGTACCGGACGGACTGTCCGTGGACGGCGGGACCAGCGAGCTGTTTGCAAATCTCGACGTGAAGTTCGGCAGCCGGGCGCTTTGGATCAGCCGGGTTCAGGATTGTTTTGACCGGTGGGCCGCGTTGACGGGGACGAGCTATGTACGGGTGACGGCGCCGGGCGTGGATTGGGACGACGGCGCGCCGTGGTTCAGCCCGGGCGGCGCGAATCGCGGCGATGTGCGCATCTCGATGATCCCGATCGACGGCGGTTCGAACGTGCTGGCGTACAACTATTTCCCGGAAGTCGGCGACATGGTGCTCGATGCGGCCGAGGGATGGGCGACGTTTTCGGCGAACAATCATCGGTTCTTCCGCAATACGCTGATGCACGAGCACGGGCACGGGCTGGGGTTCAATCACGTGTGCCCGATCTCAAACAAGTGGTTGATGGAGCCGTTTCTGAATACGGGGTTTGACGGCGTGCAGCACGACGACCTTCGCGCGGGAAATCGGGCCTATGGCGACGCGAACGAGTTCAACAACAGTTCGGCGACGGCGACCAACGTCGGGACGGTTGTATTCGGCTCGCCGATTACGATCGGGGCCGTACCGGCGCCGGCGGTCACCAATGGCAGTTTGCTGAGCATCGATGCCGACCTGGACGAGGACTGGTATCGGTTCACGGTGATCGCCGAGAGCACGGCGAGCGTGACGGTGAACCCGGTCGGGTTGATTTACGACAGCAGTTCGCAGGCGTGCTCGAAAAACCTGGGGAGCTGCTGCTTCGGGAATATCGTGGACAGTCGATTGGCCGCGAATCTGAATGTGGAGATTTACGACAGCAACGGGACGACGCAGCTCGGTTCGGCGGCGATGTCGGACGTGGGCGAGTCGGAGACCCTCAGCGACGTCGTGCTTCCGAATAGTCCGGGCAGCTATTATGTGCGCGTGACCAAGCAGGACGCGGGCGACACGCCGCAGATGTACACCATCGATTTGTCGGTGGTGACGGTCGGCGCGGACGTCAGTACGCCGCAGCCGAACCCGATCGGCTTCGAGATCGCGCCGATGCCCACGGACACGACATCGATCACGATGCGGGCGAACGAGGCGACGGACGCGACGCATCCGATCTATTACCAGTTTGACTTCACCAGCGGCGGGAGCGGCGGTGGGCCGGACAGTCTGTTTCAGGAGTCGCGGGATTTCACGGACATCGGTCTGCTTCCGAATCGCAATTACAACTATCGCGTGCGGACGCGGGACAGCGCGCCGTTCCCCGGCCCGAATACCGGTACGTACAGTTCCGAGGTGACGGCCACGACTCACATTGAGACGCCGGCGGGGGTGAGTTTCGGGGCAGTCACGTCGACCACGGTGGACATGATGCTGGTTCCGCCGCTGCCGAGCTTCTTTACCGTTGACTTGTCGGGCATATTCTTCGATTGCGAGGACGACGGAGGCGACACCGGGCTCAATGAATGGGTCAAGGTGACGACGGACACGGCCACGAATTTGACACCGAACACGGTGTATGCGTTCCGGGCGCGGGCGCGAAACCGGCTGGCGGTCGAGACGCTCGGGTTTTCCCCGTCGAATAGCGTGACGACGCTGGCGGCGGTTCCGGCGGCGCCTGCGCTGGCCAATCCGTCGAGCGTATCGATGAAGATCAATCCGGACGGTGGAGCCAATCCGGGTTACACCGAGCTTTCGATTCGATGCGTGGCGACTTCTCCGTTCGACGCCAATTGGGACGGTCAATTCGTCGATGCGGCGGGCATGCCGACGGCGGCCGCGGTGTGGCAGGCTGACACGACCTGGGGCAACAAGGCGGCACTGGGGATGCAGTCGAACACGCAATATACCTTCGTCGTGCGGGCGAGAAACCTGAACAATGTGGAGACGACTGACGGGCCTTCGTCCGTTTTGACGACGCAGGCGCCGGATTTCTGCGATCTGCTCGGCGACATCGACGACAGCGGGGTGCTCGACGGCAACGACATCGCGGGCTACCTGCGGGTGAAGTTCGGGATGCCGGACGGCGGCGACCAGGTGAACTGTGCCGATTACGGTAACGGTGACCTCCTGCTGGATACCGAGGACTTTGCCGAGGACCTGGTCGACGGTTGA